One Edaphobacter lichenicola DNA window includes the following coding sequences:
- a CDS encoding N-acetylglucosamine kinase: MAEREIGAVIGGDLHLISDEEIALEGAFRGGPGILIIAGTGSSIIGRAADRAIYQAGGWGPSLGDEGSGFWIAQEALRAGFWAKDRGVATTLLAEIGEFWGLKSLGEIVEMANARPGPDLPALVPIIVRCAEAGDDLAIAVLERAGVELAEQVALVALKMKESGGRRKIEAACTGSILEHISLVRAAMVAALKTSSPGVKVLEGVVDSLEGALWRAREAARTDS; this comes from the coding sequence GTGGCCGAGCGCGAGATTGGAGCCGTCATCGGTGGGGACCTGCACCTCATAAGCGACGAAGAGATAGCCCTCGAAGGCGCATTCCGCGGCGGCCCCGGCATCCTCATCATCGCCGGCACAGGCTCGAGCATCATCGGCCGCGCCGCCGACAGAGCCATATATCAGGCTGGCGGCTGGGGCCCGTCTCTGGGCGACGAAGGCTCCGGCTTCTGGATAGCACAGGAGGCTCTACGCGCTGGTTTCTGGGCCAAAGATCGCGGTGTCGCAACCACCTTGCTCGCCGAGATCGGCGAGTTCTGGGGACTCAAATCTCTCGGCGAAATCGTCGAGATGGCTAACGCCCGCCCCGGTCCAGACCTCCCAGCGCTCGTCCCAATCATTGTGCGATGCGCAGAGGCCGGTGACGACCTGGCCATCGCTGTCCTCGAGCGCGCAGGCGTAGAGCTTGCCGAGCAGGTGGCTCTCGTCGCCTTGAAGATGAAGGAGTCCGGCGGCAGGCGCAAGATCGAAGCGGCCTGCACCGGAAGTATTCTCGAGCACATCTCGCTGGTTCGCGCAGCAATGGTAGCCGCTCTCAAGACCTCTTCCCCCGGAGTAAAAGTCCTGGAGGGCGTCGTCGATTCTTTGGAAGGCGCGCTCTGGCGGGCAAGGGAAGCAGCCAGAACAGACTCGTAA
- the msrB gene encoding peptide-methionine (R)-S-oxide reductase MsrB has product MTRRVFVAGGAAVAASYAVLVMRRAPGVEASVAIHGTPGEVTIVNFSNDGKNLGKQTVAKIVKTDGEWLRQLGKNSFEIAREADTEMPYSGVSLNEHSKGVFRCVGCDTALFDSLTKFESGTGWPSFWAPIAKENVSEVADHSLGVERTEVKCVRCEGHLGHVFDDGPAPTGLRYCMNSASMKFVKA; this is encoded by the coding sequence ATGACGAGACGGGTGTTTGTGGCGGGCGGCGCTGCGGTTGCAGCCTCTTATGCGGTGTTGGTGATGCGGAGAGCCCCTGGCGTCGAGGCCAGCGTGGCGATTCATGGAACACCGGGCGAGGTCACGATCGTCAACTTCAGCAATGATGGGAAGAATCTGGGGAAGCAGACGGTTGCAAAGATCGTGAAGACCGATGGCGAGTGGCTTCGACAACTGGGCAAAAACTCGTTCGAGATTGCCAGAGAGGCGGATACCGAGATGCCCTATTCGGGCGTGAGCCTGAACGAGCATAGCAAGGGTGTCTTTCGCTGCGTCGGCTGCGATACGGCGTTGTTCGACTCGCTGACGAAGTTCGAGTCCGGCACCGGCTGGCCGAGCTTCTGGGCTCCGATTGCGAAGGAGAATGTTTCCGAGGTCGCAGATCATTCGCTGGGAGTGGAGCGCACTGAGGTCAAGTGCGTGCGGTGCGAGGGGCATCTTGGGCATGTCTTCGACGATGGGCCGGCGCCGACGGGGCTGCGGTACTGCATGAACTCGGCTTCGATGAAGTTTGTGAAGGCTTAG
- a CDS encoding Hsp70 family protein translates to MLSTDSIGPSLGIDFGTTNSSIAFTCGKGEVELVSFPAGAATTESFRSVLYLEQQRHASRTQIKGFSGPQAIEHYLRAEHKGRLIQSLKSYLTSRTLTGTEVFGRRYTIEDLIARILTDLRLSAERQMGRPVRHATVGRPVRFVGAESVEDDEFAAQRLRQAFVHAGFESVEFELEPIAAAYAYESTLDHDELIVIGDFGGGTSDFSLLHVGPGVRARGRTAKDLLGNSGLGLAGDSFDARIVRKLVSPALGSDSFERSYAQAPDRPASIIPAAPAWIYANLERWHYLSFLKTRNVAEILKSARARAQEPEKIEALINLIEEDLGYQLHQAVQRLKVELSHHESAEFHFRDGSMDLVATVERKEFEGWIAEELQSIERCVDTLLATSNIPAGEVDRVFLTGGTSFVPAVRRIFESRFGAPRVRTGNEFTSVARGLALRAEEVRLGGH, encoded by the coding sequence ATGCTTTCGACGGACTCCATCGGCCCCTCACTCGGAATTGATTTCGGCACAACGAACAGCTCCATCGCGTTTACCTGCGGGAAGGGCGAAGTGGAGTTGGTCTCCTTTCCTGCGGGAGCGGCGACGACGGAGTCATTCCGCTCTGTGCTGTATTTGGAGCAGCAGAGGCATGCGAGTCGTACGCAAATTAAAGGATTTAGTGGGCCACAGGCGATCGAGCACTATCTTCGTGCTGAACATAAGGGCCGGCTGATTCAGTCTCTCAAGTCCTATCTCACCAGCCGGACGCTGACCGGGACTGAAGTGTTTGGTCGGCGTTACACCATTGAAGACCTGATCGCTCGTATCCTTACCGATCTGAGATTGTCTGCCGAGCGGCAGATGGGGCGGCCAGTGCGCCATGCTACGGTGGGACGGCCCGTGCGCTTCGTTGGTGCGGAGAGCGTAGAAGATGATGAGTTTGCCGCGCAGCGACTGCGACAGGCGTTCGTCCATGCTGGTTTCGAGTCGGTAGAGTTCGAGTTGGAGCCGATTGCGGCGGCCTACGCGTACGAGTCCACACTCGATCATGACGAACTGATTGTGATTGGGGATTTCGGCGGCGGCACGAGCGACTTCTCGTTGCTGCATGTCGGTCCCGGCGTTCGCGCACGTGGGCGGACGGCTAAGGATCTTCTGGGTAATAGCGGGCTTGGGCTGGCCGGTGACAGCTTCGACGCTCGGATTGTCCGTAAGCTGGTTTCTCCGGCGCTTGGCTCTGATAGCTTTGAGCGGTCTTACGCGCAGGCTCCGGACCGGCCGGCGAGCATCATCCCGGCGGCTCCAGCGTGGATCTATGCCAACCTGGAACGCTGGCACTACCTCTCGTTTCTGAAGACGCGAAATGTCGCGGAGATTCTGAAGAGCGCACGGGCGCGGGCGCAGGAGCCGGAGAAGATCGAAGCGCTCATCAACTTGATCGAAGAGGATCTTGGATATCAGCTACATCAGGCTGTCCAGCGTTTGAAGGTTGAGCTGTCGCATCACGAGTCTGCCGAGTTTCACTTTCGCGATGGAAGCATGGATCTCGTCGCGACGGTTGAGCGCAAGGAGTTTGAAGGCTGGATCGCGGAAGAGTTGCAGTCGATTGAACGGTGCGTCGATACCCTGCTGGCTACAAGCAACATTCCTGCAGGAGAGGTTGACCGAGTGTTTTTGACCGGAGGAACCAGCTTCGTTCCCGCGGTGCGTCGCATCTTCGAATCCCGGTTTGGTGCACCGCGTGTGCGTACAGGCAATGAATTTACGTCAGTGGCGCGGGGGCTTGCGCTGCGAGCCGAAGAGGTTCGTCTAGGAGGACACTAA
- the uxaC gene encoding glucuronate isomerase produces MILDPNRLFPAESDARSVSARLYETVRDLPILSPHGHTDPRWFAENEAFANPTALFIQPDHYIFRMLYSQGISLESLGIPPLDGTAAPVDPKEVWRLFAKNYYLFRGTPSRLWLDYSFENQFGLTKRLSPENADEYYDIIAQKLQTPQFRPRALYEQFNIEVLSTTDTPLDTLKYHKAIQQSGWKGRILPTFRPDSVIDADQTGFLANILKLGEITGENTTTWQGYLNALRNRRAFFKSMGATATDHGHPTAFTADLDPDTAASLFGRIISGRSVPQEQEFFRGQMLTEMAGMSVEDGLTMQLHPGSVRNHNRQLYERFGRDKGADIPSQTEYVRALQPLLNRYGNDQRLTFILFTLDESTFSRELAPLAGHYPALKLGPPWWFHDSPEGMMRFREQATETAGFYNTVGFNDDTRALLSIPSRHDVARRIDCAFLGRLVVEHRLDEDEAFEVIQDLTVNLVRKAYKL; encoded by the coding sequence ATGATTCTCGACCCAAACAGGCTCTTTCCCGCTGAAAGCGACGCGCGGTCAGTCTCCGCAAGACTCTATGAGACAGTACGGGACCTGCCGATCCTATCGCCCCATGGGCACACCGACCCGCGCTGGTTCGCCGAGAACGAAGCCTTCGCCAATCCCACGGCTCTCTTCATCCAGCCTGACCACTACATCTTTCGCATGCTCTACTCGCAGGGAATCTCGCTGGAGTCGCTCGGCATCCCTCCTCTCGATGGCACCGCCGCCCCCGTCGACCCGAAAGAGGTCTGGCGCCTCTTCGCAAAAAACTACTATCTCTTTCGCGGCACCCCCTCCCGCCTGTGGCTCGACTACTCCTTCGAGAATCAGTTTGGCCTCACCAAACGTCTCAGCCCCGAGAACGCGGACGAGTACTACGACATCATCGCGCAGAAGCTGCAAACCCCCCAGTTCCGTCCCCGCGCACTCTACGAGCAGTTCAACATCGAAGTCCTCTCCACCACCGACACCCCCCTCGATACCCTCAAGTACCACAAAGCCATCCAGCAGTCGGGTTGGAAGGGTCGCATCCTGCCCACCTTTCGTCCTGACTCCGTCATCGACGCCGACCAAACCGGATTCCTCGCGAACATCCTGAAGCTTGGTGAGATCACCGGAGAAAACACAACCACCTGGCAGGGCTATCTCAACGCACTCCGCAACCGCCGCGCCTTCTTCAAGTCCATGGGGGCCACCGCAACCGACCACGGCCACCCCACCGCCTTCACCGCCGACCTCGACCCAGACACCGCCGCCTCCCTCTTCGGTCGAATCATCTCCGGTCGCTCCGTCCCCCAGGAGCAGGAGTTCTTCCGCGGTCAGATGCTCACCGAGATGGCCGGCATGAGCGTCGAAGACGGACTCACCATGCAGCTCCACCCCGGTTCGGTCCGCAACCACAACCGCCAGCTCTACGAAAGATTCGGCCGCGACAAAGGCGCCGACATCCCCTCCCAGACCGAGTACGTCCGTGCCCTTCAGCCTCTCCTCAATCGCTACGGAAACGACCAGCGACTCACCTTCATCCTCTTCACCCTCGACGAGTCCACCTTCTCGCGCGAACTGGCTCCTCTGGCCGGTCACTATCCGGCGCTCAAGCTCGGCCCGCCCTGGTGGTTCCACGACTCCCCCGAAGGCATGATGCGCTTCCGCGAGCAGGCCACCGAAACCGCTGGCTTCTACAACACCGTCGGCTTCAACGACGACACCCGCGCCCTCCTCTCCATCCCCTCGCGCCACGACGTAGCCCGCCGCATCGACTGCGCCTTCCTCGGCCGTCTCGTAGTCGAACATCGCCTCGACGAAGACGAGGCCTTCGAAGTCATTCAGGACCTCACCGTAAACCTGGTCAGGAAGGCCTATAAGCTCTAA
- a CDS encoding BadF/BadG/BcrA/BcrD ATPase family protein, giving the protein MALFLAIDAGGTKTRCLLADETKILGHAITGSVELTRVSEAEASSHLRAMLAEVSQVANVSLGELSQTCVGLAGLSIDAVREWPSARLEPSSVGTCTS; this is encoded by the coding sequence ATGGCTCTGTTTCTCGCGATCGACGCAGGCGGTACAAAGACACGTTGTCTCCTTGCCGATGAGACGAAGATCCTGGGCCACGCCATCACCGGAAGCGTAGAGCTCACGCGCGTCAGCGAAGCGGAGGCCTCCTCCCACCTTCGAGCGATGCTGGCGGAGGTCTCTCAGGTAGCCAACGTAAGCCTCGGCGAGCTCTCGCAAACCTGTGTCGGACTCGCCGGTCTATCCATCGATGCCGTTCGCGAGTGGCCGAGCGCGAGATTGGAGCCGTCATCGGTGGGGACCTGCACCTCATAA
- a CDS encoding lactate racemase domain-containing protein: MSRTEVQANLFQALDKLGQRNKVLAIPPDFTRMHSQSGVLTELAWQYYKEKLTDILPALGTHKPMTDQEIATMYGATPRTLFRNHDWRNDVVTLGEVPSEFMYKVSEGKLDYTWPAQVNRLLRDGGHDLILSIGQVVPHEVVGMANYNKNVFIGTGGAIGIHRSHFLGAVYGMERMMGRADTPVRRVLNYASEHFASHMPIVYVQTVVAKNADGKLVIRGLYIGDDAECFELAAALSLKVNFKMMDREIKKAVVFLDPYEFKSTWLGNKSVYRTRMALADNAELIVLAPGVHEFGEDAAIDTLIRKYGYCGTPKTLEAVKEDPQLAGNLSAAAHLIHGSSEGRFTIRYCPGHLTREEVEGVHFEYGDLAEMTAKYNPASLADGWNVVDGEEIFYISNPGLGLWAYRRRFES, from the coding sequence ATGTCGCGCACAGAAGTGCAGGCAAACCTCTTCCAGGCCCTGGACAAACTCGGCCAGCGCAACAAAGTCCTCGCAATTCCGCCCGATTTCACGCGGATGCACTCTCAAAGCGGCGTGCTGACTGAACTTGCGTGGCAATACTACAAAGAAAAACTCACCGACATCCTCCCCGCCCTCGGCACGCATAAACCGATGACGGACCAGGAGATTGCAACCATGTACGGCGCAACTCCGCGAACCCTCTTCCGCAACCACGACTGGCGCAACGATGTCGTCACGCTCGGAGAAGTACCCAGCGAATTCATGTACAAGGTGAGCGAAGGAAAACTCGACTACACCTGGCCCGCACAAGTAAACAGACTACTGCGTGACGGCGGCCACGATCTCATCCTCTCTATAGGCCAGGTCGTTCCTCATGAAGTCGTCGGTATGGCGAACTACAACAAGAACGTCTTTATAGGCACAGGCGGCGCCATTGGAATTCACCGTAGCCACTTCCTTGGCGCGGTGTACGGAATGGAGCGCATGATGGGCCGCGCCGATACTCCAGTTCGACGTGTACTGAACTACGCAAGCGAACACTTCGCCAGCCACATGCCGATCGTCTATGTGCAGACGGTGGTAGCGAAAAATGCTGACGGAAAGCTGGTCATTCGCGGCCTCTACATTGGCGATGATGCAGAGTGCTTCGAACTCGCCGCAGCTCTCAGCCTCAAGGTCAATTTCAAGATGATGGATCGAGAGATTAAGAAGGCGGTTGTCTTCCTCGATCCATACGAGTTCAAGAGCACCTGGCTGGGAAACAAAAGCGTCTATCGCACCCGCATGGCGCTCGCGGACAACGCAGAACTGATCGTCCTCGCTCCCGGTGTCCACGAATTCGGCGAAGACGCGGCCATCGATACTTTGATCCGAAAGTACGGCTACTGCGGAACTCCCAAAACACTCGAAGCAGTCAAAGAAGATCCTCAGCTTGCTGGAAATTTGAGTGCTGCCGCCCACCTTATCCATGGGTCTAGTGAGGGGCGGTTTACCATTCGCTACTGCCCGGGTCACCTGACTCGGGAGGAGGTCGAAGGCGTGCACTTCGAGTATGGCGATCTAGCGGAGATGACCGCGAAGTACAATCCTGCCTCGCTGGCAGACGGTTGGAACGTGGTGGATGGGGAAGAGATCTTCTACATCTCCAATCCTGGTCTTGGGCTCTGGGCCTATCGGCGTCGCTTCGAGAGCTAG
- a CDS encoding beta-N-acetylhexosaminidase yields the protein MFMSCYRLGALLVGFGLFASVGSAQSSVNGSAPSAIKLIPMPREIHATGDEALTHGVGIFCVAPCGVEDRFAADDLAASLKERGIVGSAGAVAIELARTSAHPEAKFTDEMKAEGYVITKTGNTLTVVGDSAAGLFYGVQTVKQLIEGDGGRAVLHWANVRDWPAMKYRGLDDDLSRGPVTTLEFQKHLIRTLAAYKVNLYSPYFEHTQQYPSNPLMAPPGGSVSAEEARELVEYARLYHIDVVPEQEAFGHLHHNLAWEQYQPLAETPHGAVLAPGQPGSIALIKQMFTELAALYPGPFLHIGADETVDLGLGQTKADVDTRGLGPVYLDFLQRIVTELKPLNRRFLFWGDIAQDSPDLLKDLPQSFKDSTIAVAWVYSPEARGYDRFLTPFTNAGMETWVAPSVNNFRKVYPNNNYALENIQRFTADGQRLGATGQLNTIWNDDGEGLFNQDWYGILFGAAAAWQKGESSIPDFQNAYAQVFHGDATGDLNEAQKEMMLAHSVLKDQAKEGDGTNSIFWLDPMSKDGIRIGAQVLPYAHELRLHAERALTLIAQARAAAPALPAVSTGPKAYDPADSYPSAPTTLRETAAIDALELGARRMDLIGLKFQLSEEIAQGYQRAYAMQNTTDKKQRMSVSRELSDINGVNGRIQDFIDAYSLLRDLYEQAWYRSNRAYALRPVLEHYDYTVGIWEGRSDRLRSAQRQWSDSHTVPPAADVGIPPPAPAAAPPTTK from the coding sequence ATGTTCATGTCCTGTTACCGTCTTGGCGCTCTCCTGGTGGGCTTTGGCCTCTTTGCTTCTGTCGGTTCGGCTCAGTCTTCTGTTAATGGGTCTGCTCCGTCTGCTATTAAGTTGATTCCGATGCCGCGTGAGATTCATGCGACGGGGGATGAGGCGTTGACACATGGGGTGGGTATTTTTTGCGTGGCTCCCTGTGGTGTGGAGGACCGCTTTGCGGCGGACGATTTGGCTGCGTCGCTGAAGGAGCGCGGCATCGTGGGGTCGGCGGGGGCAGTTGCGATTGAGCTGGCGCGGACGAGTGCTCATCCGGAGGCAAAGTTTACCGACGAGATGAAGGCCGAAGGCTATGTGATTACGAAGACTGGGAACACGTTGACCGTGGTTGGGGATTCGGCTGCGGGGTTGTTTTATGGGGTGCAGACGGTTAAGCAGCTGATCGAGGGGGATGGGGGGAGGGCAGTGCTGCATTGGGCCAACGTGAGGGATTGGCCAGCGATGAAGTATCGGGGGCTGGATGATGATCTGTCGCGGGGGCCGGTGACGACGCTGGAGTTTCAGAAGCACCTGATTCGGACGCTGGCGGCCTATAAGGTCAACTTGTACTCGCCCTACTTTGAGCATACGCAGCAGTATCCTTCGAATCCGCTGATGGCTCCGCCGGGGGGGAGTGTTTCGGCGGAGGAGGCCAGAGAGCTGGTGGAGTATGCGCGGCTGTATCACATTGATGTGGTTCCGGAGCAGGAGGCGTTTGGGCATCTGCATCACAATTTGGCGTGGGAGCAGTATCAGCCGCTGGCGGAGACTCCGCATGGCGCGGTGCTGGCGCCGGGGCAGCCGGGGTCGATTGCACTGATCAAGCAGATGTTTACGGAGCTGGCGGCGCTGTATCCTGGCCCGTTTTTGCACATCGGCGCGGATGAGACGGTGGACCTGGGACTGGGGCAGACTAAGGCTGATGTGGATACGCGCGGGCTTGGGCCGGTTTATCTGGATTTTCTGCAGCGTATTGTGACGGAGTTGAAGCCGCTTAATCGCAGGTTCCTGTTTTGGGGGGATATCGCGCAGGATTCGCCCGATTTGCTGAAGGACCTACCGCAGTCGTTCAAGGATTCGACGATCGCGGTTGCGTGGGTTTATAGCCCGGAGGCTCGTGGGTATGACCGGTTTTTGACGCCGTTTACGAATGCGGGGATGGAGACGTGGGTGGCTCCGAGCGTGAACAACTTCAGGAAGGTTTATCCGAACAACAACTATGCGCTGGAGAATATTCAGCGGTTTACGGCCGATGGGCAACGGCTGGGGGCGACGGGACAGTTGAACACGATCTGGAATGATGACGGGGAAGGACTCTTCAATCAGGATTGGTATGGGATTCTGTTTGGCGCAGCGGCAGCCTGGCAGAAGGGTGAGTCGTCCATTCCTGACTTTCAGAACGCCTATGCGCAGGTGTTTCATGGAGACGCGACAGGAGATCTGAATGAGGCGCAGAAGGAGATGATGCTGGCGCACTCCGTGTTGAAGGACCAGGCGAAGGAAGGGGATGGAACCAACAGCATCTTCTGGCTGGACCCGATGTCGAAGGACGGGATCAGGATCGGGGCGCAGGTGCTTCCGTATGCGCATGAGCTGCGGCTTCATGCGGAGCGGGCGTTGACTCTGATTGCACAGGCAAGGGCTGCGGCGCCTGCGCTGCCTGCGGTTTCGACGGGGCCTAAGGCTTATGATCCTGCGGACTCTTATCCAAGCGCGCCTACGACGCTTCGGGAGACTGCGGCTATCGACGCTCTTGAACTCGGCGCTCGGCGCATGGATCTGATCGGGTTGAAGTTTCAGCTGTCTGAGGAGATTGCCCAGGGTTATCAACGCGCTTATGCGATGCAGAACACGACGGATAAGAAGCAGCGCATGAGCGTGAGTCGTGAACTCTCGGATATTAATGGCGTGAACGGTCGAATTCAGGATTTCATTGATGCCTATTCCCTGCTGCGGGATTTGTACGAGCAGGCGTGGTATCGGTCGAATCGCGCATACGCGCTGCGGCCTGTGCTTGAACACTACGACTACACGGTGGGGATATGGGAGGGTCGCAGCGACAGACTTCGGAGTGCGCAGCGTCAGTGGTCGGATTCTCACACCGTGCCGCCGGCTGCGGACGTGGGCATACCGCCGCCGGCTCCTGCTGCTGCTCCTCCGACTACGAAGTGA
- a CDS encoding SDR family NAD(P)-dependent oxidoreductase, which produces MGHPLFDLSGKSAVVVGGTSGIGLAMAVGLAEAGADVVASSRRLEQVDEAAKEIEAIGRRSLRLTSDVADRASLQALLDGTVKAFGKVDILINCAGKIKREPTLTVTEETWNGIMDTNVTGTLRACQIFGKHMLERGYGRILNIASLNTFVSLKEVTAYAASKAAVGALTKSLAVEWSSQGVTVNAIAPGVFRTALNQKLLDESDRGKELLMRTPMGRFGKTSELVGAAIFLASDASAFVTGEILVVDGGFLASGVNQ; this is translated from the coding sequence ATGGGGCATCCGTTGTTTGATTTGAGTGGCAAGTCGGCTGTGGTGGTGGGGGGGACGTCGGGCATCGGGTTGGCGATGGCGGTGGGTCTGGCGGAGGCGGGCGCGGATGTGGTGGCGAGTTCGCGGCGGCTGGAGCAGGTGGATGAGGCGGCGAAGGAGATCGAGGCGATAGGGCGGAGGTCGCTGCGTCTGACCTCGGACGTGGCGGACCGGGCGAGTCTGCAGGCGCTGCTAGATGGCACGGTGAAGGCGTTCGGCAAGGTCGATATCCTGATCAACTGCGCGGGGAAGATCAAGCGGGAGCCTACCCTGACCGTCACGGAGGAGACCTGGAACGGCATCATGGATACGAACGTGACTGGAACGTTGCGGGCCTGCCAGATCTTCGGCAAGCATATGCTCGAGCGCGGCTACGGACGCATCCTCAACATCGCCTCGCTGAATACGTTTGTGAGCCTGAAGGAGGTCACGGCTTATGCGGCCAGCAAGGCTGCGGTTGGAGCGTTGACCAAGTCGCTTGCGGTGGAGTGGAGCTCGCAGGGTGTGACGGTAAATGCGATTGCTCCCGGCGTCTTTCGCACGGCGTTGAACCAGAAGCTGCTGGACGAGAGCGATCGCGGCAAAGAGTTGTTGATGCGGACTCCCATGGGGCGCTTCGGCAAGACCTCTGAACTGGTTGGTGCGGCCATCTTTCTTGCGAGCGATGCCTCGGCGTTTGTCACTGGCGAGATTCTTGTGGTGGATGGCGGTTTCCTCGCCAGCGGCGTGAATCAGTAA
- the larB gene encoding nickel pincer cofactor biosynthesis protein LarB, with protein sequence MNKTTLLELLAAVQTGTITPAAASQRLADMPYEDIGHARIDHHRTLRTGLPEVIYAQGKSPHQTTEIFTRMAAAGTDVLATRADDATAALVLAAHPKAIHHPSARAITLKQSPPQDPSGHIAILSAGTSDQPTAEEAAVTAELFNAKVTRLYDVGVAGLHRLLSVRDQLTQSDVVIVCAGMEGALPSVVGGLVGVPVIAVPTSVGYGASFDGAAALLGMLNSCSPNVTVVNIDNGFGAAYTAVLIARASVRRS encoded by the coding sequence ATGAACAAGACCACCCTCCTCGAACTCCTCGCCGCCGTCCAAACCGGTACCATCACCCCAGCCGCCGCCTCCCAGCGCCTCGCCGACATGCCCTACGAGGACATCGGCCACGCCCGCATCGACCACCACCGCACCCTCCGCACCGGCCTCCCCGAGGTCATCTATGCCCAGGGAAAATCCCCCCACCAAACCACCGAGATCTTCACCCGCATGGCCGCCGCCGGCACCGACGTCCTAGCCACCCGAGCCGACGACGCCACCGCCGCCCTGGTCCTCGCCGCCCACCCCAAAGCCATCCACCACCCCTCCGCCCGCGCCATCACCCTCAAGCAATCCCCGCCGCAAGACCCCAGCGGCCACATCGCCATCCTCAGCGCCGGCACCAGCGACCAGCCCACCGCAGAAGAAGCAGCCGTCACCGCCGAGCTCTTCAACGCCAAAGTCACCCGCCTCTACGACGTAGGCGTAGCCGGCCTCCACCGCCTCCTCTCCGTCCGCGACCAACTCACCCAGTCTGACGTCGTGATCGTCTGCGCAGGAATGGAGGGCGCTCTCCCCTCCGTCGTAGGAGGATTGGTCGGAGTTCCCGTCATAGCCGTCCCCACTTCGGTCGGCTACGGAGCCAGTTTTGACGGTGCCGCAGCACTTTTGGGAATGCTGAACTCCTGTTCACCAAACGTTACCGTAGTAAATATAGACAACGGCTTCGGCGCAGCCTACACTGCCGTATTAATCGCACGTGCCTCCGTCCGGCGTAGCTGA
- a CDS encoding gluconokinase, which yields MIVVLMGVSGSGKTTIGTLLAERVGAVFADGDDYHPLANKEKMAAGHPLDDRDRQPWLEVLNGLLRDWFAEGKSGVLACSALKASYRATLQAGMAKGAVTFVLLEASKEMLSARLAERKHEYMNPGLLDSQLATLEMPSEAVRVVNDRSPDEVVSQILAQIPSSDRRF from the coding sequence ATGATTGTGGTGTTGATGGGCGTGAGCGGATCGGGCAAAACGACTATCGGGACGCTGCTGGCGGAGCGCGTGGGCGCGGTGTTTGCCGATGGCGATGACTATCATCCGCTGGCGAACAAGGAGAAGATGGCTGCTGGACATCCGCTCGATGATCGGGATCGCCAACCGTGGCTTGAGGTGCTGAACGGGCTGCTGCGGGACTGGTTTGCGGAAGGGAAGAGCGGCGTTCTGGCGTGCTCGGCGCTGAAGGCTAGTTATCGAGCGACGCTGCAGGCGGGAATGGCGAAGGGCGCGGTAACCTTCGTGTTGCTGGAGGCGTCGAAGGAGATGCTTTCGGCTCGTCTTGCGGAGCGGAAGCATGAGTACATGAATCCTGGGTTGTTGGACAGTCAGCTTGCGACGCTCGAGATGCCGAGCGAGGCAGTTCGGGTTGTGAACGATCGATCGCCGGATGAGGTTGTGAGCCAGATTCTGGCGCAGATTCCATCGAGTGACCGTCGATTTTGA